A genomic window from Maylandia zebra isolate NMK-2024a linkage group LG20, Mzebra_GT3a, whole genome shotgun sequence includes:
- the sike1 gene encoding suppressor of IKBKE 1, translating to MACTFEKVLADTRTLLERLKEHDTAAEGLIEQSEALNQRVQGMREVGNALPDKHTDDSSEIQELTKYKPHVLLTQENTQIKELQRENKELWVSLEEHQYALELIMCRYRKHVLQLMMAKKELDTKPVLSLHEDHAKEVQSQVERICEMGQVMRRAVQVDDKHYCCVRERLAQLEIENKELRDLLEISKISVKTTSQSLAAEEGEESPLPGSTE from the exons ATGGCCTGCACTTTCGAAAAAGTGCTGGCCGATACTCGGACCCTTCTCGAGAGGCTAAAAGAGCACGACACAGCCGCCGAGGGACTGATAGAGCAGTCCGAGGCCCTAAATCAGAGAGTGCAGGGCATGAGAGAGGTGGGAAATGCTCTGCCAGACAAG CACACAGATGACAGTTCAGAGATACAGGAGCTCACGAAATACAAACCTCATGTCCTTCTGACTCAGGAAAACACTCAAATCAAGGAACTGCAGCGGGagaataaag AACTATGGGTGTCTCTCGAAGAACACCAGTACGCGCTCGAGTTGATCATGTGTCGGTATCGCAAGCATGTGCTCCAGCTGATGATGGCAAAGAAGGAGCTGGACACCAAACCTGTGCTCAGCCTCCATGAGGACCATGCCAAA GAAGTGCAGAGCCAAGTGGAACGGATATGCGAGATGGGCCAGGTGATGAGAAGAGCAGTGCAGGTGGATGATAAGCACTATTGCTGTGTTCGAGAGAGGCTTGCTCAGCTAGAG ATTGAGAACAAGGAGCTGCGCGATCTCCTGGAAATCAGCAAGATCTCTGTGAAGACAACTAGCCAGTCACTAGCagcagaagaaggagaagaatcTCCTCTGCCAGGGTCCACAGAGTGA
- the htr6 gene encoding 5-hydroxytryptamine receptor 6 — MADSHLSGTLGSYNGSSTSAWNITGSGPWLLAFMLTIIILMTICGNMLLIALVFAHRSLRCTSNCFLVSLFFSDLMVALVVMPPAMLNVLCGAWVLWPAFCPVWLCFDVMCCSASILNLCLISLDRYLFIISPLRYKQRMTPPRALILVGAAWGLAALASFLPIQMKWHSLGHRSGHSSVLGVSTGNISSYSDKLYPESYFQLSPSGGLSFQCRLRVTLPFALVASVLTFFLPSSAICFTYCRILLVARRQAKRVAALSHPPHPHPSLGEPSRPPSPGIAAGQAQQDGDDCSHLEPPVSQNMPPSVNSERRLAHRQGRRALKASLTLGVLLGLFFSAWLPFFITNMAEAVCECVPLALFDAITWLGYCNSTINPIIYPLFMRDFKRALGKLLPCCSSRSPRRPSPALSLSLRNSGEPNIASNPPSPLASDPTHPPATATDAVNLLDAEHAGLELPLLLPNQVDTLD, encoded by the exons ATGGCTGACTCTCACTTGTCTGGGACCTTAGGGAGCTACAACGGCAGCTCCACCAGCGCCTGGAACATCACCGGCAGCGGCCCTTGGTTGTTAGCTTTTATGCTGACCATCATCATCCTAATGACCATCTGTGGCAACATGTTGCTAATTGCGTTGGTGTTTGCCCATCGCTCTCTGCGCTGCACCTCAAACTGCTTCCTGGTGTCTCTGTTCTTCTCCGATCTAATGGTGGCATTGGTGGTCATGCCCCCAGCTATGCTCAACGTTCTGTGCGGGGCCTGGGTGCTGTGGCCTGCGTTTTGCCCGGTTTGGCTTTGCTTTGATGTGATGTGCTGCAGCGCGTCCATCCTGAACCTGTGCTTGATCAGCCTGGACCGCTACCTCTTCATCATCTCGCCCCTGCGCTATAAGCAGAGGATGACCCCGCCTCGGGCGTTAATCCTTGTAGGGGCTGCTTGGGGGCTAGCAGCATTGGCTTCCTTCCTGCCCATTCAGATGAAATGGCACAGCTTGGGCCACAGGAGCGGACACTCATCTGTTCTTGGGGTCAGCACTGGGAACATCAGCTCCTACTCTGACAAACTGTACCCAGAATCCTACTTTCAGCTGTCACCTTCAGGTGGCCTTTCTTTCCAGTGTCGTCTGCGGGTGACCCTGCCCTTTGCTCTGGTGGCATCTGTGCTCACCTTCTTTCTGCCCTCCAGTGCCATTTGTTTCACCTACTGCCGGATCCTTCTGGTGGCACGCAGGCAGGCGAAGAGGGTGGCGGCGCTGAGCCACCCGCCTCACCCGCACCCTTCTCTCGGAGAACCCTCCCGGCCTCCTTCGCCGGGCATTGCAGCAGGGCAAGCTCAGCAGGACGGAGATGACTGCAGCCATTTGGAGCCTCCTGTGTCACAAAACATGCCG CCGTCAGTGAACAGCGAGCGTCGCCTGGCTCACAGGCAGGGTCGGAGGGCACTCAAGGCCAGTCTGACTCTGGGAGTCCTCTTGGGACTCTTCTTCAGTGCTTGGCTGCCTTTCTTCATCACCAACATGGCAGAG GCAGTGTGTGAGTGCGTCCCCCTTGCGCTCTTTGACGCCATAACCTGGCTGGGCTACTGCAACAGTACGATCAACCCCATCATCTACCCGCTGTTCATGAGAGACTTCAAGCGAGCTCTGGGGAAGCTGTTGCCCTGCTGTTCTTCGCGGTCGCCCCGAAGACCCTCACCGgcgctctcgctctctctgcgtAACTCGGGAGAGCCCAACATTGCCAGCAACCCACCCTCACCTCTGGCTTCTGACCCCACGCACCCGCCCGCCACCGCCACTGATGCTGTCAATCTGCTGGATGCCGAGCACGCTGGGCTTGAGTTGCCTCTCCTTCTCCCCAACCAGGTTGACACTTTGGACTGA
- the micos10 gene encoding MICOS complex subunit MIC10, protein MFSMSEKELGKKWDRCLADGAIKLGTGLGLGIVFSVLFFKRHTWPISLGSGAGLGMAYANCQNNLRSHYMLHRGDKEQ, encoded by the exons ATGTTCAGTATGTCTGAGAAGGAGCTGGGGAAAAAGTGGGACCGATGCTTAGCAGACGGTGCCATTAAATTAG gCACCGGTCTGGGGTTAGGCATTGtgttttctgttctgttcttcaaaC GGCACACATGGCCAATTTCACTTGGCTCGGGAGCAGGGCTCGGCATGGCGTATGCCAATTGTCAGAATAACCTGAGGTCACATTATATGCTGCACAGAGGCGATAAG GAGCAATAA